TGATCGAGCAGCTCGTCCTTACCATGAGGCAGATAGTCACGCTCATGGGGAAAGATTTTCACACGAATGGATGCCGTCGAGGAAACATTCTCGGCTCCATTCAGATTGAGCATATAAAGACTGGCATCATCTTCGCCTTCATCCGCAATGAGTTCGCCCGCGATTGCGCGCGCGGCTGGTCCTGTCAGGACGGGGAGAAGGGTGATGACCAATGCCAATAGCTTTTTCATAAGGAGTGACCTCACTGGTTAAGCTTAGGCTCTAGTGTGCTTATGGGAGTCTTATTGCAAGAAGCGTGTCGCTTCTTAATTATCTGATATCAAAGGCATAGTAAGAATTTTTTAGGGTCTTTCGTCAAGACCGTGGGCACTAAACAGTAGTCTACTTAATGAAAGAGGATGAGTTGCCTTGATCAGGACTGGTCTGCGCGTCACGCAAGGGGACTTATCTTCTGAAAAAGAGGCCGGGAAATGCGCGTTCTCAAGTTTCAAGACAGGCAAGCCGATAGTGTGAGCGGAGGCCAACCAATGAAAAATGCTTCGTGGACTATCCAGGTTTTTTACAGCGCTGTGTTCTTGAGTGCACTGGGCTGTGCCTATTCCAAGCCTTCCGCTCCGGTGACGCGTACGAATTCGACAGCACCGGCTCCGGCGAACGGAAACGCCACACCACAGACCGGGAATAATGCGGATGAGAAAACTGCGGATTCTGTAACGGCGCCGCAGACGGACGATAAGGCCGCTCCCACGCCAGCGCCTCCAGCGACGCCGGCTGCGCCTCAGGCGATGACTTTGACCAGCACCGCCTTTGCGAATAACGGCGCGATACCTCGCGTGCATGTCGCGGTCAACGGTGGCGGAAATATGTCGCCGCCCCTTCAGTGGAAAAATCCTCCGGCAGGAACGGGATCATTTGCCATTCAGATGGTGGATCTGGATTTTCTGAGGCCGTCACCGGCCCCTTTCATTCACTGGGTGATCACCAACATTCCGGCCACCAGCACTCAGCTGCCGGCAGGCTTGCCCGGCGGCAATAACCTGGCAGCGCCAGCAGAAGCTTTGGGTGCCAGCCAATTCAAAAACTATGGGGGCCCGAATCCACCGAACCTCCATCGGTATGAGTGGACCATCTATGCGATCAAGCAGGGTCAGACGCTGAACATCATCGAGAATTCGACCATGAACAAAGCGGAGCTGGAGGCCAAGAGCCTCGGCAAGGCCACGATTACCGGAACCTTCACGCCCTGATCCCTAGGGGAGCGAGTCAGAGCTGCTTCAGAGCCGCTTCCAGGTTCCCCACCGTTCTTTCCACATTCATCAGCTTATCCAGACCGAAGAGTCCCAGGCGGAAAGTTTTATAGTCCGCCGGCTCATCGCACATGAGCGGAACGCCGGCTGCTGTTTGCAGTCCAGCCTTGGCGAACTTTGTGCCCTTGTGAATGCCATCATCATCGGTATAAGACACCACGACGCCAGGCGCTTCAAAGCCCGGGGCCGCGACGCTTGGAAAACCATACTGCGCAAGCAGCGCCCGCACTCTACCACCCAATTCCCGCTGCCGTTGGTCCAGCTCATCAAAGCCCAGGGCCTCGGCCTCTTTCATGGCCGCATGAAAGCGCGCGAGCGCATCGGTCGGCATCGTCGCATGATAGGCATGACCACCGGCTTCATAGGCTTGCATGATCTGCAGCCATTTTAAAAGATCGCAGGCGAAGCTCGTGCTGCGGGTTGTCTCGATCCTCTGTTTCGCAGCCGCACCCAGCATGATAAGCGCGCTGCAGGGGCTGGCGCTCCAGCCCTTCTGCGGGGCGCTGATCAGGATATCGACGCCCAGCTTTTTCATGTTGATCCAGACCGTCCCCGAAGCGATGCAATCGAGAACGAAGAGCCCGCCGTGCGCATGAACCGCTTCGGCCACGGCGCCGATATAATCATCAGGCAGGATGATGCCCGAGGCCGTTTCCACATGGGGTGCGAATACAAGGTCGGGTTTGTCCTTTTGAATGGTCTCCAGCACCTCTTTTAAGGGCGCAGGCTGAAACGGTGCCGCGTGACCATCATGCAGACGGCGGGCTTTCAGAACGTCATGATGAGCGGGGATGCTGCCCATATCAAAGATCTGAGACCAGCGATAGCTGAACCAGCCATTGCGCAGGACCAGACAGCGCTTTCCACTGGCGAACTGCCTGGCCACAGCTTCCATGCCATAGGTTCCGCCGCCGGGAACCAGCGCCACGGCTTCCGCTGCATAGACGTCGCGCAGCGTGCTCGAAATCGAGCGCATGATTCCTTGGAATGCGGCGGACATGTGATTCAGTGAACGATCGTTAAAAACGACTGAATATTCCAAAAGCCCTTGGGGATCGACTTGAGATACAAGTGTTGACACGATTGTGCTCCCAAAATTAATCAAGCGGCAAAAAAACCAAACGAAGGTTAGCACGAGTCTTCCAGGGGGAATAGGCTGGAATTTGCGTCAAGCGGACGCTTCGACGCAGCGGTGTGTTCCGATACGTTCAGGCGATGTTGCGCTGAGACGTCTGCTTTAAGTTCAGCTGCAGGGTGGCTGCGAAGGTCTTGAATTCCAAAGCGAGCTGGTCGATGCATGCGGCGGCATCAGCCGCGGTCATGGACTTCGGCATATCTTCCAGATTCTGACAGACGGCTGCGAAACGGCTGGCACCCAAGGCGGCGCCGACGGATTTCAGGCGATGGGCTTCGAAAGCGAGAGCCTTGCGATCCCCAGCTCTTTGGGCATTGCGCATTTTTTCAAGGCCTTCTGGAATCATGGCGGCAAATTTCTCAAAGAGCTCGTTGATCAGATTCTGCCGATTGGCGTGGGGCACGAGACTTTGCAGCTGCTCAAGGATATGCGCATCCAGAACAGGCTTTGAAGGCATGGGAGTCGATCCGCCACCTGCATTCTGCAGCGGCAGCCAGCGGCTCACGACCTCGACCAGCTGCTGTGGCGTCAGAGGCTTGGGCAGGTAGTCATTCATGCCGGCGCTGAAGCACTTATCCATATCGCTTTTCATCGCATTGGCCGTCATCGCCACGATCGGCATCGCGACCACAGGAGCCTTTAAGCTGCGGATGCGGCGGGATGCTTCGTAGCCATCCATCTCGGGCATGTTGCAGTCCATGAAGACGATATCAAAGCGCTCCCTTTGCAGTCGATCGAGCGCCTCCTGTCCGCCGTTCACCGCCACTGCGCTCATGCCGATTTTTTCCAGCATTTTCACCGCGACGGCCTGGTTCAGGGCGACATCATCCACGATAAGTGCATGGCCGTGGAAACGAAGATTCGGATCGAAGCGATGGGCCGACTTCGGTCCCTTGGACAGACTTGAGGCGCGCTGCAGCTTGATGCGGAACCAAAAACGCGAACCCTGACCCTCTTCGCTGATGACACCGATTTCACCCCCCATGCGTTCGACGAGGTATTTGGAAATCGAGAGACCAAGACCGCTGCCACCAAAGCGCCTGGATGTCGAACTATCACCCTGCACAAAAGGTTGAAAGAGTTTCGGAGTCGTGTCGCTGGAAATGCCGATCCCTGTGTCCGTGACTTCAAAATGCAGCGTGCAAATTTCCTGCGCAACCTCAAGCCGCTCGACCTTCAGCGAAACATGCCCGGCGCTGGTAAATTTGATGGCGTTGCTGATCAAATTATTCAGGACCTGCTTCAGCCGCGACGGATCGCCCAGGAAAACCGCATCGCCTGGCACCTGATTATGAAAAGTCAAAGGCAGACCCTTGCCGCGGGCGGTAAAGGAGAGGGCCGTATGCAGTTCACTCAGAAGGTGCTGCAGCGAAAAGGGCACCGTTTCGAAATCCAGTTTGCCGGCTTCGATCTTGGAGAAATCGAGGATATCATTCAGAACGCTCAAAAGCAGCGAGCCCGAAGTCTGGATGGCCTCCACATACTGCATTTGAGTCGCGTCAAGCGAGGTGTCCATCAGAAGACTGGTCATGCCCGTGATGCCGTTCAAGGGCGTGCGGATCTCATGGCTCATCGTGGCCAGAAAGCGGGCCTTCGCCTCGGCAGCTTCCAAAGCCCGCTTTTCAGCGCGGACTTTATCGGTCACATCAAAAACAAGGACTGTGAATCCCTTGACCGTATCCCCCACCTTGTCCGGGATATAATGCGCCTGGGTGTGACGCATCTCGCCCGACGGTCTATGAAAGAGGTCGCGGTCAAATTGTTGACGCTCGCCACGCAGGGCGGCTTCGATATAGGGTGTGTTGCTGGCATAAAGATCAGGACCCAGGAGCTGCAGCATGGTACGGCCCAAAAGATCCTCGGGCAGGTAGTTGAACCAGTCGACGTAAGATCGGTTGGCATAACAGCAGCGTTGATCGCGATCCCAATAGGCGATAAGTGCAGGGATTTCATCGAACACTATGAAAAGATCCACGGTCGCTCTTCGCACCATCTTGGCAGCACGATGACGCATGATAAAATCTTTAAAATAGTGACCGATCACAAGTTCCTCGTTCTTTCGCCAAATAATTGCATGGCAAGGGGGCTCAGCAAGCCATAACGGAATCCTCGCACGTCCGCAAAATATTTCCTATGGGATCGGAAAAATACGGTAAAGATTGAGAAGGCGCTATTTGATTCCAAGCCTTTGCGCCAGCCGATGCAGATTGCTGCGATGCATTCCCAGAAGGCGAGCGGCCGCGGCCCAGTTGCCATCCACGGCCTGCAGGGCCCGCAGTATCTCTTTTTTTTGAAAAGCCAGAACGGCTTCCATAAGCGGCTCGAAGCTTTCCTGGCCTTTCGATTTTTGAGGCGATGCGTGATCTGCGGCGCTTTGATTGAAGATGCCATCCAAATGTTCGGCGCGAACATGGGAGGCCGGTTTATCGGTGGCGCGTGAAGCCCGCAAGGCCGCGCGGGTCAGGCTGTGCTCCAATTCGCGCACATTCCCGGGCCAATCGTAATTCTGCAGGATCTGCAGCGCCTCCTTATCCAGCCGCAAAGAGCGGACACCGAGCTTCAGGCTGATCTGCCCCAGAAAATAATCCGAGAGAAAGACGATATCATCCTTGCGATCCCGCAAAGGGGGTATCTGCAGTGGGTAGACGCTAAGGCGGTGATAAAGATCGGCGCGGAAGCGACCCTGTTTGACCTCGCGGCTGAGGTCGCGATTGGTTGCCGCGATCACCCGCGCGTTCACCCGATGCGTGCGATCCGAGCCGACCCTTTGAATTTCACCTGATTGAAGCGCCCGCAGCATACTGGCTTGAATGGACAGCGGCAGTTCACCAACCTCATCCAGAAACAGCGTGCCGCCATCGGCGAGTTCGAATTTTCCCATGCGATCCTGCGAAGCGCCCGTGAAAGAACCTTTGACATGACCAAAGAGTTCACTCTCGGCAATACTTTCGGGCAAGGCGGCACAGTTCACATGGACCATGGCCTGCTCACTGCGGGGTGATCCCATATGAAGGAGGCGGGCGACCAGCTCCTTGCCGGTTCCAGTTTCGCCCAGAATCAGCACAGGCAAATCCGAGGCGGCCACCATATTGATTTCGCGCTTCAGAGTTTGTATGGCCGCGCTTTCGCCGATAAGCAGGCTGCCCTCGCGATGGAAGCTATCGCGCTGCAGTTCGACCGCCACGCGCTGATTCTTCTCCACTTTCTGTTCGAGCCTGTCGATCAAGGTCGCCGTTTGCATGGTGGCCGCAGCCAGAGCCGCAATGCGTTCCAGCTGCATATTGCTGATGCCATCGAAGGCGCCCTCTTCGAGCGCATCCATGGTGAGGAGTCCAACCACCCTGTTTTCCAGCCAAAGTCCACAGCCCATGCAGGCGTGAACGCGGTGACTCCGATCTTCGGGATCACGCAGCCAGGCATCGAAGGGATCGGGCAGGGGATCATCCGCCGCAAAGCGAATCGGACGGCGGGATCCAAGGATCGCGGCCAGGCGTGGATGCTCGCCAGGAACGAAACGATTTTTCAGAAGATTTTCGGGAAGGCCATCAACGGCCAGGGGAACAAGGGTTCCATGGTCAAAGCGAAAAAGAACGGCAACCGCGCAGGGAACGAGTTTACGCACGGCATCCAAAAGCCTCGAATAGCGAGCATCACTGGGAAGGCTTTGCGAAAGATCGAGGGCAACCTGCACCAACGGATCATCATGATTCATGAGCGACTCGGCGTGAGTTATCGAAAGTACAACGTGTTATCAATTTTGTAACACGACTTGTTATCAATTGTACAGCTCGCCAACGCAAGTCATCAAAAACAGGCCAATAAAAATCCGGCACGATTTTCGCTTAACCAGGGTTGAACGTTAAGGAGTTGTGCTATGCAACATGATATCGCTGGAAAAAATCCTGCGCCTCGTGACACTCTCGGCGATCGCGCTGCGCGAGATCCCGCTGTCGCCCGCGTCTTTGCCCGCTTTGGAATAGACTATTGCTGCCGCGGCTGGCAGCGTTTGGATGAAGCCTGTCAGAAACTTGGAATCAGCGCGGCCGACGTGGAAGCTGCGATTCAAGAGGAAACCGCGGCCCATCCTGAATCCCGCACCATTGGTTGGGATCAGCTGTCGCTGCGTGATCTCGTCAATCATGTCCTGACCATCTACCATGAACCCCTGCGGCCGGAGTTGGAACGCCTGCACGACCTTGCCATCAAGGTCGCCCGCGTTCATGGCAAAAAGGATCCCGATCGCCTTCCGGCTTTGGAAGAGGCCGTTCGTGATCTGCGCGAAGACCTTCTGCATCATATGCAGAAAGAGGAAGTGGTTCTTTTCCCCTTGATCTGTGAGAAAAGAGGACCCCTTCTGACCGGACCGATGACGGTCATGCATCATGAGCATGAAACAACCGGAGCGCTTTTGAGCCGCATCCGGACTTTAACCGGACAATTCCAGGCTCCCGATGAAGCCTGCAATAGCTGGCGCGCACTTTACAGCGGTCTGGAAGCTCTCGAATTTTCCATCATGCAGCATATCAATTTCGAGGAGCATGTGCTCTTTCCCCGTGGTCTGCAACTCAATCAAGGAACTGCAACATGAAGTACAAAAGACTTTGGGTCGGCCTCGCTTTCATTGTCGGACTCTCGTTCGCGCTGCTTTTAGGCGTGGGCGCGGAAATCTATCGGGAAGCCCCGCCGATTCCCGATCGTGTGACGACTCCGGACGGGACCATTCTTTATACAGGCGAACAGATTCGCGATGGCCAGAACGTGTGGCAATCGACCGGCGGGCAGCAGCTCGGTTCGATCTGGGGCCACGGCTCCTATGTGGCGCCCGATTGGTCAGCTGACTGGCTGCATCGGGAAGCGGTGGTGCTGCTCGATCTTCTATCCCAGGAAAGATTTAAAGCATCCTATGATACCCTGACCGAATCGCAGAAAGCGTCGCTCCAAATAGAGGCTCGCGAGCTGATGCGTACCAACACCTATGATGCTGCCCAAAAAACGCTGCAGGTGGATCCACGCCGCGCGCAGGCGATCCAAGCGGTGGCCGCGCATTACGATGCTCTGTTCGCCAGCGATCCCAAATTCACAGATCTGCGTTCCGCCTATGCGATGCAGAACAACGCTGTCCCGGATCCTGCGCGTCGTCAGGCGATGACGGCCTTTTTCTTCTGGACCTCCTGGTCTTCGATCACCAATCGACCTGGACAGAATATTTCCTATACCAACAACTGGCCGCATGAACCCCTGCTCGGCAATCGGCCGACTACGGATGCTTTCCTTTGGACGATGCTCAGCATCGTGGCATTGATTGCGGGGATCGGAGCCTTGGCTTACACCATGGCCAGGCAGGAAAGCGAGCATGAGAAAGAACCGGCTGAAAAAACTGGATCAACGTCCCTTCTTTGGACGCTTCGTCAAACGCCTTCGATGCGCGCCACAGTAAAATATTTTTATACCGTCATGGGACTTCTGCTGTTCCAGATTATACTAGGGATAGTAACCGCCCATTACGGGGTCGAAGGCCAGAGTTTTTACGGCTTTCCGTTGGCTGACTATCTGCCTTACGCGGTCACACGCACCTGGCACACGCAGCTTGGAATTTTTTGGATCGCCACCGCGTGGCTGGGCACAGGGCTTTTCATGGCGCCGATGCTCGCCGGCAAGGAACCGCGCTTTCAGCGTCTTGGCGTGAACGTGCTCTGGTTCTGCCTTGTCGTGATCGTGGTCGGTTCGATGGCAGGTCAATGGTTTGCGATTCAGCAAAAACTCGGAAACGTGGCCAACTTCTGGTGGGGCCATCAGGGTTATGAATATGTGGATCTCGGCCGCTTCTGGCAGATTTTCCTTTTCGCCGGTCTTTTCATCTGGCTCGGGCTGATGCTGCGGGGTCTGATACCGGCGCTGAAACGTCCGGATGAACCCAGGCACCTTCTGGCTGTATTTGGTTTGTCCTGCTTCGCCATCGCCGCGTTCTATGGAGCCGGACTGATGTGGGGTCGGCAGACGCATCTGGCCGTCGCTGAATACTGGCGCTGGTGGGTCGTTCATCTTTGGGTGGAAGGTTTCTTTGAAGTCTTCGCCACCGCGGTCATCGCTTTGATCTTTGTGCGCCTTGGGCTCTTGCGCCAGCATGTGGCGACCTACAGCGTGCTGTTTGGAACGTCCATCTTTCTTCTGGGCGGAATATTGGGAACCTTCCATCACCTTTATTTCAGCGGAACGCCGACCTCGGTGCTCGCTCTCGGGGCCACGTTCTCGGCGCTGGAAGTCGTGCCCTTGTCCTTGATCGGCTTTGAGGCCTATAAGCAGTCGCGTCTGACTCATGATCATCAGGTCGCGAAAATCTATCGCTGGCCGATATACTTCCTGGTCGCTGTTTCCTTCTGGAATCTTTTGGGTGCCGGCGTCTTTGGTTTCCTGATCAATCCACCCCTGGCCCTTTATTACATGCAGGGTTTGAACACGACTCCCGTCCATGGTCACACCGCCCTCTTTGGTGTGTATGGAATGCTGGGCATCGGGCTCATGCTCTTCTGCATCCGGTCTTTGGAATACCGTCGTCAATGGTCGGAACGCGCCCTGCGCTGGTCGTTCTGGTCCCTGAACGGTGGCCTTATGGTGATGGTGCTCCTGAGCCTTCTGCCTATCGGTCTTCTGCAGACCCAGGCCAGCGTCGAACATGGGCTTTGGTATGCACGGTCCGCTGAGTTCATGAATACACCCGTCATGCAGGTCCTGAAATGGCTGCGGGTGCCCGGTGATATTCTCTTTGCCCTGGGTGTGGCTGCTCTTCTGGTGTTCTTTGTGCGCCGCAGCACGACACCGGAAACTGTGGAATCGGAAGTTCTTCTTGGAGCCAATAAACCAGACGAAAGTCTGGAACAATATGGTGTTTGATTAACAACGGAGGGATCTTCCATGCTTCGATTCGTTATGGCCTGCACTTTGGTCAGCAGCGTCCTGGCCTGTCAACCGACGCCGAGTTCCACGGAACGCACGACGCCCGAGACGACCGCGCCTGCGACTGGAGAGAACACGAACAATCAGGACACTACGAAAAAGCCCATCCATCTGCCCTCGCAGAACCAGACCGCCGGCGGTAAAGGCTACGTCATGCCTGGAACGCGGCCGAACGAGGTCTGTATGGAAAAAGGTTTTACCTGGCTTTACAACGGCTATCTGAAACCGGAGTGTGGAACCTGCCATTACAAGGATAACCGCTACAACGTCACCCAGTTCGCCCAGGGTGAAGACGAAGCGGCCTCCTTCGCCGTCCTGAAAACCGTGACGAATTCCACGAAACTTCTGGAGGCCGTTTTAGGTAACGTCTTCTGCAAGGGCTGTGTGATTACGAAAGATGATCCTCTTTACGCGGACCTTCAGTATTTTGTGCAGCATATGGATCGCTGCGAAAAACCCTGATGGATTCCTCCAACTCCCACTCCCTCGACTGCCCTGCGGTCGGGGGTTTTTTTCTACCTGGTCGGAAGCCCTAATTGATACCAGCTGTTCAAAAGCTGAAGGGAGGATTTATAGGCTCCATCACTCCAGCCTGAACGATTGGGATAATAGGCTTCGCCCACCAGAGCCACCGCTTCTCCTGGCAAAGGCTGCAAAGACCACGCGGCTATCTCCGCGTTGCTATGCGTGGCGCCAGCCCGCAGATAATGCCAGGCCGCAGGCCAGATCTGAACATAAGTTTTCAAAGGTTTGGGTATGCTCACTGTTTCGGGCACGCTCACGCCGTTCCGATGGAAGAGTTTCATGAGGCCCTCTTCAATTTCCGCTTCCACCGCGTCCATGGATTTCTGGGAAAGCTCTTCCCAGTGGTTCACGCAGCGCGCGTCATCATCATAGACGGAGCGAGTCACGTTCTGCTGGACGGCATCGGGATTCAAAGGGATTTCGATGAAATTCACGCAGCTGTCAGTGGTCCATGCGCGCCAGACCTGGCCCTCGGCGGAAGACAGATCGGGATGACGAATGTCCTTCCACCAGGAGGTCGGCCACCACTGGGTGATGGTCGCAACCTTCACGCCGATGATGTCCTGGAAAGCTTTTTGTTTGGCGATCCGCGCCGGCACATCACCCTTCAGATAGGGAAAGACGCTGGGTGGAACGGCCAGGACCAGCTGCTTCGCGGCGACTCTATAATGGGCGCTTTTGAGTTGGTAGCCTTGGCCCCGACTATGGACGGCGGCAACAGCTTCGCCTTTGAAAATCCTGACGCCTGCAGCGCGCGCACGCTCTTCCATACCGCGAATGAAAGACGACATGCCGCCGACCGGATAGGACGCCACGCAGCAGACATCCCATTCTTCATCGAGAT
This sequence is a window from Oligoflexus sp.. Protein-coding genes within it:
- a CDS encoding YbhB/YbcL family Raf kinase inhibitor-like protein, with product MKNASWTIQVFYSAVFLSALGCAYSKPSAPVTRTNSTAPAPANGNATPQTGNNADEKTADSVTAPQTDDKAAPTPAPPATPAAPQAMTLTSTAFANNGAIPRVHVAVNGGGNMSPPLQWKNPPAGTGSFAIQMVDLDFLRPSPAPFIHWVITNIPATSTQLPAGLPGGNNLAAPAEALGASQFKNYGGPNPPNLHRYEWTIYAIKQGQTLNIIENSTMNKAELEAKSLGKATITGTFTP
- a CDS encoding aminotransferase class V-fold PLP-dependent enzyme, producing the protein MSTLVSQVDPQGLLEYSVVFNDRSLNHMSAAFQGIMRSISSTLRDVYAAEAVALVPGGGTYGMEAVARQFASGKRCLVLRNGWFSYRWSQIFDMGSIPAHHDVLKARRLHDGHAAPFQPAPLKEVLETIQKDKPDLVFAPHVETASGIILPDDYIGAVAEAVHAHGGLFVLDCIASGTVWINMKKLGVDILISAPQKGWSASPCSALIMLGAAAKQRIETTRSTSFACDLLKWLQIMQAYEAGGHAYHATMPTDALARFHAAMKEAEALGFDELDQRQRELGGRVRALLAQYGFPSVAAPGFEAPGVVVSYTDDDGIHKGTKFAKAGLQTAAGVPLMCDEPADYKTFRLGLFGLDKLMNVERTVGNLEAALKQL
- a CDS encoding PAS domain-containing sensor histidine kinase, which encodes MRHRAAKMVRRATVDLFIVFDEIPALIAYWDRDQRCCYANRSYVDWFNYLPEDLLGRTMLQLLGPDLYASNTPYIEAALRGERQQFDRDLFHRPSGEMRHTQAHYIPDKVGDTVKGFTVLVFDVTDKVRAEKRALEAAEAKARFLATMSHEIRTPLNGITGMTSLLMDTSLDATQMQYVEAIQTSGSLLLSVLNDILDFSKIEAGKLDFETVPFSLQHLLSELHTALSFTARGKGLPLTFHNQVPGDAVFLGDPSRLKQVLNNLISNAIKFTSAGHVSLKVERLEVAQEICTLHFEVTDTGIGISSDTTPKLFQPFVQGDSSTSRRFGGSGLGLSISKYLVERMGGEIGVISEEGQGSRFWFRIKLQRASSLSKGPKSAHRFDPNLRFHGHALIVDDVALNQAVAVKMLEKIGMSAVAVNGGQEALDRLQRERFDIVFMDCNMPEMDGYEASRRIRSLKAPVVAMPIVAMTANAMKSDMDKCFSAGMNDYLPKPLTPQQLVEVVSRWLPLQNAGGGSTPMPSKPVLDAHILEQLQSLVPHANRQNLINELFEKFAAMIPEGLEKMRNAQRAGDRKALAFEAHRLKSVGAALGASRFAAVCQNLEDMPKSMTAADAAACIDQLALEFKTFAATLQLNLKQTSQRNIA
- the norR gene encoding nitric oxide reductase transcriptional regulator NorR — its product is MNHDDPLVQVALDLSQSLPSDARYSRLLDAVRKLVPCAVAVLFRFDHGTLVPLAVDGLPENLLKNRFVPGEHPRLAAILGSRRPIRFAADDPLPDPFDAWLRDPEDRSHRVHACMGCGLWLENRVVGLLTMDALEEGAFDGISNMQLERIAALAAATMQTATLIDRLEQKVEKNQRVAVELQRDSFHREGSLLIGESAAIQTLKREINMVAASDLPVLILGETGTGKELVARLLHMGSPRSEQAMVHVNCAALPESIAESELFGHVKGSFTGASQDRMGKFELADGGTLFLDEVGELPLSIQASMLRALQSGEIQRVGSDRTHRVNARVIAATNRDLSREVKQGRFRADLYHRLSVYPLQIPPLRDRKDDIVFLSDYFLGQISLKLGVRSLRLDKEALQILQNYDWPGNVRELEHSLTRAALRASRATDKPASHVRAEHLDGIFNQSAADHASPQKSKGQESFEPLMEAVLAFQKKEILRALQAVDGNWAAAARLLGMHRSNLHRLAQRLGIK
- a CDS encoding DUF542 domain-containing protein encodes the protein MQHDIAGKNPAPRDTLGDRAARDPAVARVFARFGIDYCCRGWQRLDEACQKLGISAADVEAAIQEETAAHPESRTIGWDQLSLRDLVNHVLTIYHEPLRPELERLHDLAIKVARVHGKKDPDRLPALEEAVRDLREDLLHHMQKEEVVLFPLICEKRGPLLTGPMTVMHHEHETTGALLSRIRTLTGQFQAPDEACNSWRALYSGLEALEFSIMQHINFEEHVLFPRGLQLNQGTAT
- a CDS encoding nitric-oxide reductase large subunit, coding for MKYKRLWVGLAFIVGLSFALLLGVGAEIYREAPPIPDRVTTPDGTILYTGEQIRDGQNVWQSTGGQQLGSIWGHGSYVAPDWSADWLHREAVVLLDLLSQERFKASYDTLTESQKASLQIEARELMRTNTYDAAQKTLQVDPRRAQAIQAVAAHYDALFASDPKFTDLRSAYAMQNNAVPDPARRQAMTAFFFWTSWSSITNRPGQNISYTNNWPHEPLLGNRPTTDAFLWTMLSIVALIAGIGALAYTMARQESEHEKEPAEKTGSTSLLWTLRQTPSMRATVKYFYTVMGLLLFQIILGIVTAHYGVEGQSFYGFPLADYLPYAVTRTWHTQLGIFWIATAWLGTGLFMAPMLAGKEPRFQRLGVNVLWFCLVVIVVGSMAGQWFAIQQKLGNVANFWWGHQGYEYVDLGRFWQIFLFAGLFIWLGLMLRGLIPALKRPDEPRHLLAVFGLSCFAIAAFYGAGLMWGRQTHLAVAEYWRWWVVHLWVEGFFEVFATAVIALIFVRLGLLRQHVATYSVLFGTSIFLLGGILGTFHHLYFSGTPTSVLALGATFSALEVVPLSLIGFEAYKQSRLTHDHQVAKIYRWPIYFLVAVSFWNLLGAGVFGFLINPPLALYYMQGLNTTPVHGHTALFGVYGMLGIGLMLFCIRSLEYRRQWSERALRWSFWSLNGGLMVMVLLSLLPIGLLQTQASVEHGLWYARSAEFMNTPVMQVLKWLRVPGDILFALGVAALLVFFVRRSTTPETVESEVLLGANKPDESLEQYGV
- a CDS encoding FAD-dependent oxidoreductase, encoding MVSNLARRMGPCLGLFCLTLLPGPQLVAKNLVPLTCEVAIVGGGAGGLHTAFRLGPQLGSKVCLFEKEEELGGRIHDVAFDASNPNAPRMGVGARRIMEGQTVLFNLAAELGLQLETPPLGTDLIQVRGRTSFSKEDFVSLYPGMPLKDNPNTDQETWLYDQLRFGPERAKATEYPDFRSYVSAVVGTAGLDYLHDMTRFRADFEYPLDARSYMDYLDEEWDVCCVASYPVGGMSSFIRGMEERARAAGVRIFKGEAVAAVHSRGQGYQLKSAHYRVAAKQLVLAVPPSVFPYLKGDVPARIAKQKAFQDIIGVKVATITQWWPTSWWKDIRHPDLSSAEGQVWRAWTTDSCVNFIEIPLNPDAVQQNVTRSVYDDDARCVNHWEELSQKSMDAVEAEIEEGLMKLFHRNGVSVPETVSIPKPLKTYVQIWPAAWHYLRAGATHSNAEIAAWSLQPLPGEAVALVGEAYYPNRSGWSDGAYKSSLQLLNSWYQLGLPTR